In Labeo rohita strain BAU-BD-2019 chromosome 16, IGBB_LRoh.1.0, whole genome shotgun sequence, one DNA window encodes the following:
- the pbx2 gene encoding LOW QUALITY PROTEIN: pre-B-cell leukemia transcription factor 2 (The sequence of the model RefSeq protein was modified relative to this genomic sequence to represent the inferred CDS: deleted 1 base in 1 codon) — protein MLQPQQPITGNGPSVSRGLGLNVHPGMHPLNPVHPSSQHRPDGDPAGLEGAENGHDNRRDIGDILQQIMTITDQSLDEAQAKKHALNCHRMKPALFSVLCEIKEKTGLSMRNAQEEEPPDPQLVRLDNMLLAEGVAGPEKGGGAAAAVSAATSSGGMSPDSSLEHSDYKSKLSQIRNIYHTELEKYEQACSEFTTHVMNLLREQSRTRPVSPREIERMVAIIHRKFSSIQTQLKQSTCEAVMILRSRFLDARRKRRNFSKQATEVLNEYFYSHLSNPYPSEEAKEELAKQCGITVSQVSNWFGNKRIRYKKNIGKFQEEANLYAMKTALGATQSEESPHTPNSTGSGSFSLSGSADCFLGVPPMNGEQPPYHMGAQTNGNWQEQNTPPSATSPGSDHSDNSD, from the exons ATGTTGCAGCCGCAGCAGCCCATCACAGGCAACGGGCCCAGCGTAAGCCGCGGTCTCGGGTTGAACGTCCACCCGGGAATGCATCCCCTTAACCCGGTGCACCCGTCTTCTCAACACCGCCCCGACGGAGACCCCGCGGGCCTCGAAGGCGCAGAAAATGGACACGACAACCGCCGAGACATTGGAGATATCCTGCAACAGATCATGACGATTACCGACCAAAGTTTAGACGAAGCTCAAGCAAA aaaacaCGCTTTAAACTGTCATCGGATGAAACCGGCTTTATTCAGCGTCCTGTGCGAAATTAAAGAGAAAACTG GTCTTTCCATGAGAAACGCTCAGGAGGAGGAGCCTCCAGACCCACAGCTCGTGCGATTGGACAACATGCTGCTGGCCGAAGGAGTGGCCGGTCCAGAG AAGGGGGGCGGAGCCGCCGCCGCGGTCTCTGCCGCGACTAGCTCTGGCGGGATGTCACCTGACAGCTCACTGGAGCACTCCGACTATAAAAGCAAGTTGAGCCAAATTCGGAACATTTACCACACAGAGCTGGAAAAATACGAGCAG GCCTGCAGTGAGTTCACTACCCACGTTATGAACCTGCTGAGGGAGCAGTCTCGCACCCGGCCCGTGTCTCCACGTGAAATCGAGCGCATGGTGGCCATCATCCACCGCAAGTTCAGCTCCATTCAGACACAGCTCAAACAGAGCACCTGTGAAGCAGTCATGATACTGCGCTCACGCTTTCTGGACGCCAG GCGTAAACGGCGTAATTTTAGTAAACAGGCCACAGAAGTCCTGAACGAGTATTTCTATTCACATCTCTCTAACCCCTACCCGAGCGAGGAGGCCAAAGAAGAGCTGGCCAAGCAGTGCGGTATCACTGTATCTCAG GTGTCCAACTGGTTTGGCAACAAGAGGATTCGCTATAAGAAGAACATTGGCAAATTCCAGGAAGAGGCCAATCTGTATGCCATGAAGACGGCCTTAGGGGCGACACAGAGCGAGGAATCACCCCACACTCCGAACTCCACTG GCTCAGGGTCATTCTCGCTGTCAGGGTCAGCTGACTGCTTCCTAGGAGTTCCTCCAATGAATGGCGAGCAGCCTCCCTATCACATGGGAGCTCAG ACTAATGGAAACTGGCAGGAGCAGAACACGCCACCCTCCGCCACTTCACCCGGCAGTGATCACTCCGACAACTCTGACTGA